A single Nicotiana tabacum cultivar K326 chromosome 5, ASM71507v2, whole genome shotgun sequence DNA region contains:
- the LOC142180839 gene encoding uncharacterized protein LOC142180839: MEIYAKAYNVKVWRVIKKGNYHLLAATPPLVDPEYIDSYTKEQMEVIQVNNKARNLFYNAISGEEYEKISSPDTTKEMWDKLEKSIEKMFARFSKIISDLKAFGKPYTSGDQVRKILRSLPTTWQTKVVTLESQDLNKLSYDELRGELIASEKTHLKKTSQEEKRKTVAFKASTEIAENEIDGDPEALHEEIAMLSRNMDGLMRRFINTRNGRIRPRRSRQYNKQEKNDGKCYVCGRFGHIQVDCPGLKRKISRGFNKNKYFGSWSDEDSSEHEEITNLCFMTILENEMNKSSGC; encoded by the exons ATGGAGATCTATGCCAAGGCATACAATGTTAAAGTTTGGAGAGTTATCAAAAAGGGGAACTATCACTTGCTAGCTGCTACTCCACCACTTGTCGATCCTGAATATATAGATTCATATACAAAAGAGCAAATGGAAGTGATACAAGTTAACAATAAAGCGAGAAACCTGTTTTACAATGCTATAAGTGGTGAAGAATATGAGAAAATCTCTAGTCCTGACACAACCAAAGAAATGTGGGACAAGCTTGAG AAGTCTATTGAAAAGATGTTTGCCagattcagcaaaataattagtGATCTAAAAGCGTTTGGCAAGCCATATACGAGTGGAGATCAAGTCAGAAAAATTCTCAGAAGCCTACCAACCACTTGGCAGACCAAAGTAGTCACACTTGAATCTCAAGATCTAAATAAGTTATCCTATGATGAACTACGAGGAGAACTCATAGCCTCTGAAAAGACACATCTCAAGAAGACTAgtcaagaagaaaaaaggaaaacagTCGCTTTCAAAGCCTCAACTGAAATAGCTGAAAATGAAATCGATGGTGATCCTGAAGCTCTACATGAAGAGATTGCTATGCTATCAAGAAACATGGATGGCTTAATGAGAAGATTCATAAATACGAGGAATGGAAGAATTCGACCTAGGCGATCCAGGCAAtacaacaaacaagaaaagaatgaTGGAAAATGCTACGTGTGTGGAAGATTTGGACACATTCAAGTTGATTGCCCAGgtctaaaaagaaaaatttccaGAGGCTTTAACAAGAACAaatattttggaagttggagcgATGAGGACAGTTCAGAACACGAAGAGATAACAAATCTTTGCTTCATGACCATTCTAGAAAACGAGATGAACAAATCCTCAGGATGCTAG